CCGATCTCCAGGACCTCGTCCAGGACGATCTCCTGGGTGGCCACCCGCACCGTCTCACCGTCGCGCACCACCCGCGGGCGCGCCGCGTTCACGATCGCGAGCTTGTCCAGGGTGCGCTTGGCCCGCAGTTCCTGGACGATGCCGATCAGCGTGTTGATCACGATGACCAGAGCGAACAGCCCGTCCTGGACCGGTCCGATCACCGCGATGATCGCGAACAGCACGGCGATCATCGCGTTGATGCGGGTGAAGACGTTGCCCCGGATGATCTGCCCGACACTGCGGCTCGCCCGGACGGGGACGTCGTTGGTCCGCCCGGCCGCGATGCGCTCGGCTACCTCCTCCCGCGACAACCCCGGTTCCGGGGGCGGCCCCATGAGAGCTGACCGGACCGGTACCGGGTCGGTCGCAGTCGGGGTCGGACCTCGTTCGGTCCGATCGGCTTCTTCGGGCACGGATGACTCCTGGTCAGGCAAGGAAGGCGAACAGGGGCCGGGCCGACGAAACCCCCGCTCAGCCGGACCCCAACGTCAATGCACACAAGACTAGGGAGAATCCAGACTAGAAGAGCCACCCCGCGGACGCCCGGGGGTGGAACACCCTCTCCAACCGGGGCCCAGCACTACCCGGGCCCCGGATCGCGCCCCGGATCGCGCCCCACACGGGCGCGAACGCGGTCCGCGTCGTAGAGTCCTTGCCAAGGGACTTTGAACGCATGGGAGACAGGATGTGTACGGTCATCGTCGGCTTCGACCCGCAGGCCAGGACACCGCTGGTCGTCGCCGCGCTCAGGGACGAGATGCGCTCCCGTCCCTGGGACTGGCCCGCACGGCACTGGCCGGAGCGCCCCCAGCTCATCGGCGGCCGCGACCGCCTGGCCGGAGGCACCTGGCTCGCCGTCGACCCCCAGCGCGAACGCATGGCCGCGCTGCTCAACGGCTGGCCCTGGGACGGCACGATGCCCTGGGAGGGCACCTACCCGGCCAGCCGGGGCGACCTGCCCCTCAAGACCCTGAGCAACCAGAACCGCGATGCCCTGGCCGGTGAGGACCCCACCCGCTACGCCCCCTTCCACCTGCTGGACGCGGACGCGCACAGCGCCACCCTGTACAGCTGGGACGGCCGGTGCCTGGACACCCGAGCTCTGCCCCGAGGCGTTACCACCCTGGTCAACACGGGCCTCAACCCCGCCGACCCCCGTTCGGCCCGCCACACCCCGGAGTTCGATCGCACCCGCCCCGACCCGGACCTGTCCACGGCCCGCACGGTCAAGGAGATCTGGGGAGAGTGGCCGGACCTGATCACCAGGGCCGCCAACTCCGAACCCCGCTCAGCAGGAACGACCCCGGGCGGAGACCCCTCAGCCCTGATCGCCCACGCCGATCTTGGGAATGGGGAAGTCTGGGCCACGGGCTCGATCACCCTGATCGCCCTGGACCGAGAGGTGGTTCGCTACGCCTTCACGGACACCCCAGCGGTCCTGGAGTCCTGGCAGATGATCGACACCTGAGCAGGGAAGGCGGAGGCGAGGGCTGCGGGGCCGGTGGGGGTGGCTCCTTCGCGGACGTACTGGACGATGACCGTGCTCCCCTGGTGACGTACTCCCACACCAGACGTTGCGCACCTGCCCCCCACTGGGGCGGGCGAGCTAGACACAGCTACGCCTCTGGAGCTGTGTGGGTCGCAGGAAGTGAACGAGAACCTGGCGGTGACCACCGTGGTCGGAACGTTCGAGGAACGGGCTACCCGGCGCGGTGAGGACATCGAGGTGTCCCGGGACGTCACGGAGGACTTCCTGGCCGCCAAGTGCACCCCCTGCCACCCGGGCAGCAGCTGCCACTGACCCTGGCACTCATCACGAGGGGCCGGTACCGATGCGGTGTCGGCCCGTTCACGTGTTCCCCTGCCCCCACACAGCTGACGTGGCTAGCGTGGGTCGGAATCTTGCACATCCGACCCCAAGGACCACTCATGGCCAACCCGACCTCCACCGTGACCGAGTACTGGGACCGCTACGCCAGCGGCGTCTCCGCCGAATCCGACCTGGACACGGCGTTCGGGTGGACCCAGTGGGACGGTCACGGCCCCGGAAGGGAGCTGCTCGGGGATGCGGGCTCCGCGTTGGAGTTGGGTTGCGGCCGCGGGGTCGAGGTCGCGGCCCTGGCTCGGAGCGGGGTCAAGACGGAGGGTGTCGATGTCTCGCTCGTCCAGGTGGAGCAGGCGCGCGAGCAGTGGGAGCCGCTGGGGGCACGGTTCCATCATGGTGACGTGATCGAGTTTCTGCGCGGGACCGAGCAGCGGTGGGATGCGATCTACTCGGTGTGGGGCGCGGTGTGGTTCACCAATCCGCACTTGCTTCTGCCACTGGTGCGGGAGCGGTTGGAGCCGGGTGGACGGTTGGTGTTCTCCCATGCCGAACCGGTGCCTGGGTCGTCCGGTCCGCAGGGCATGTACGGGGGTGGGTTCAAGGGGCGGCGGGTGTGGCTGCACCAGTGGGCCGCCGCACCCGGGGAGTGGGAGGAACTCCTTCGTGCCGCGGGGTTCGAGCACGCCCAGGTGTGGGTGGAGCCAGCGCCCGAACTCGACCATGTCGGTACGCTCATCGGCGTAGCTCACCGGTAAGCCCTTGAGACACCGCCCAGCTCTGGGGAGGCCTGCCCGCCAGCGGAGGCAGGCAGCCCCGGTGCGGGGGCACGCCCGTTGCTCTTTTAGGCCTTCACCTCCTTCGGAGCACGAGCCCGAACTGGCTCCGGGCTCCCGTGGACGTATCCCTGAGTGTCTGTCGAGCGATCACGATCTCGTGCTCCATTCGTGTGCTCTTCAGCCCTCGCTCACGGATTGCGCGAAGCGGGGTGTCGTCACCGACCCCGGCGAGCAAGGCCCGCAGCTGGCCCACAGCCAGGGGTTTCTCGTGAGCCCCACGCACGTGGGGATGGACATCCGGCTCTTGTTGTTTGACGGGCGCTCTTATGCGCTGGGGCAGGGGTCCAGGAGGGAGAGCAGGTGACCGTGATTGGTGGCCTGGGTCAGACCCTGGTCGGTGGCGACCCAGTAGGACTGAGAGTGTTCGCCCCACCAGACGAGGAGGTGGGGGTTGAGGGCCTGCAGGGCGGCGGCCTGCTGGTGTTCCTTTGCGAATTCGGTGCGGTGGCCGCCTATGAGGGGCAGGTGGCGGGCGCGCAGGGTACGGCAGGTGCGGTGCGTGCAGGAATCGCAGGCCGGGCCGGGCGGGTGCTGGGAAGTCCTGCGCGGAGGACGGGTTGCGGGCATAGGGTGAGTCATCGATCCTGCTTTCTGAACATGTGAGTTCTGGGATTCGGGATTGCTGTGGGGCTTGGGAAGCGTGGCTGCGTTTTCCCGGCCCCTTTTTAGGTTCCCGAGGGGCCGGGGCCGGGGTGCGGCAGGTGCGGGGTCAGCTGTTGCGGGAGAGAGGGCAGTCGTGGTGGTGCCAGGGCTGGGGGAGGAGACCGCCTCGGGAGATCCAGGCGTGCAGGCGGGAGAAGGCTTCGTCGGCGGCGATCAGTGACCTGCGGGGGTCGATCTCGGGGTTGTGGGCTTCGCGCAGGATTTCCGAGAGGGTGTCGAACTTGGCGTTGGCCCTCTCCTGGCGGGTGTGGGGCGGGAACAGGTCGTCTTCGGTGCTCAATTGCGGTCCTTGCATAGGTGGACGGGTGGTTGGGGCCGGACCCGGTTTCGGTTGGTCCCGCCCTGGGGGGAGACCGCTACCGGCCTGCGGTGAGGTCGAAGACGACCTGGAGGGTGGTGTGCTTGATGCGGTGGCCGTCCCAGGTCCAGGAGAAGTC
This DNA window, taken from Nocardiopsis exhalans, encodes the following:
- a CDS encoding class I SAM-dependent DNA methyltransferase, encoding MANPTSTVTEYWDRYASGVSAESDLDTAFGWTQWDGHGPGRELLGDAGSALELGCGRGVEVAALARSGVKTEGVDVSLVQVEQAREQWEPLGARFHHGDVIEFLRGTEQRWDAIYSVWGAVWFTNPHLLLPLVRERLEPGGRLVFSHAEPVPGSSGPQGMYGGGFKGRRVWLHQWAAAPGEWEELLRAAGFEHAQVWVEPAPELDHVGTLIGVAHR
- a CDS encoding NRDE family protein, whose protein sequence is MCTVIVGFDPQARTPLVVAALRDEMRSRPWDWPARHWPERPQLIGGRDRLAGGTWLAVDPQRERMAALLNGWPWDGTMPWEGTYPASRGDLPLKTLSNQNRDALAGEDPTRYAPFHLLDADAHSATLYSWDGRCLDTRALPRGVTTLVNTGLNPADPRSARHTPEFDRTRPDPDLSTARTVKEIWGEWPDLITRAANSEPRSAGTTPGGDPSALIAHADLGNGEVWATGSITLIALDREVVRYAFTDTPAVLESWQMIDT